One genomic segment of Helianthus annuus cultivar XRQ/B chromosome 14, HanXRQr2.0-SUNRISE, whole genome shotgun sequence includes these proteins:
- the LOC110903701 gene encoding stress enhanced protein 2, chloroplastic yields the protein MALAARPIACHLKSDKPVVQKDDPLAGPVPSLAVQKARLTNTAAITADNAKILLQPRVCTLRSYGSDRFGVMKMRNIEGDDDNDVSRFFDMLSEYIESSKKSHDFEIISGRLAMIVFAGTVTMEIVTGNSLFGKTDLQGIEEGAGACLAAVAFAAIFAWFSSARTRVGGVFSVRCNAFIDSLIDQVVDGMFYETDISDWIDDI from the exons ATGGCTTTGGCTGCTCGGCCAATTGCTTGCCATCTCAAGTCGGACAAACCGGTGGTTCAAAAAGATGATCCTCTGGCCGGACCGGTCCCTTCGCTCGCGGTTCAGAAGGCGAGGCTGACTAACACGGCCGCTATAACAGCGGATAACGCGAAGATCTTGTTGCAACCAAGGGTGTGCACACTTAGATCCTATGGTTCGGATAGGTTTGGAGTGATGAAGATGCGGAACATAGAAggtgatgatgataatgatgtgTCGCGATTCTTCGATATGCTTTCGGAGTACATAGAGAGTTCAAAAAAGAGCCATGACTTTGAAATCATATCGGGTCGTCTAGCCATG ATTGTATTTGCGGGGACAGTGACAATGGAAATTGTGACTGGTAACTCACTATTTGGAAAGACGGATTTACAAGGAATCGAGGAGGGTGCAGGGGCTTGCTTGGCTGCTGTAGCCTTCGCTGCCATTTTTGCTTGGTTCTCGAGTGCTCGTACTAGAGTTGGGGGTGTCTTCTCGGTTCGTTGCAATGCCTTTATCGATTCTCTTATTGACCAAGTCGTTGATGGAATGTTCTATGAAACTGATATCAGCGACTGGATCGATGATATTTGA
- the LOC110903700 gene encoding phenylalanine--tRNA ligase alpha subunit, cytoplasmic produces the protein MAEEAVLGFLEKNEEIKDSGEFAVEKGISHEEIVNVIKSLNGFRFVDAQDIKKERWQLTAEGKTYAANGSPEFQLFMAVPPEGISRVELQKKLGDPGFKIGCQQAIKNKWVEMGKSQVSRKVAHVDDSVKDMLVKINNGEAPNQEGIDALKRRKLISPQVWKGYSVKKGPNYAPKRRKPATDLTRENLQSGEWKDLQFKEYNFLAKGFPIEGGYLHPLLKVRRQMQMIFLQMGFEEMPTNNYVESSFWNFDALFQPQQHPARDSHDTFFLKEPSTTKTLPEDYVERVKQIHESGGHGSRGYGYDWKREEANKNLLRTHTTAVSSRMLYALAKKPFEAKRYYSIDRVFRNEAVDRTHLAEFHQIEGLICDRGLSLGDLQGVLHDFFSRLGMSKLRFKPAYNPYTEPSMEIFGYHEGLKKWVEVGNSGMFRPEMLLPMGLPEDVTVIAWGLSLERPTMILYGIDNIRDLFGHKVDLGLIKSNPICRIGL, from the exons ATGGCGGAAGAAGCAGTGCTAGGGTTTCTGGAGAAGAATGAAGAGATAAAAGATTCAGGCGAGTTCGCTGTGGAGAAAGGAATCAGTCATGAAGAGATTGTTAATGTCATTAAGAGCCTCAATGGCTTTCGATTTGTTGATGCTCAG GATATTAAAAAGGAGAGATGGCAACTAACTGCTGAAGGCAAAACTTATGCTGCTAATGGATCTCCAGAATTCCAACTATTCATGGCGGTCCCACCAGAGGGTATTTCACGGGTAGAACTGCAG AAAAAGCTGGGAGACCCAGGTTTCAAAATAGGCTGCCAGCAAGCGATAAAAAATAAATGGGTGGAGATGGGGAAGTCACAAGTCTCTAGAAAG GTTGCACATGTTGATGATAGTGTGAAGGATATGCTTGTAAAGATAAACAACGGAGAG GCCCCCAACCAAGAGGGTATCGATGCTCTGAAGCGAAGAAAACTTATTTCTCCTCA GGTATGGAAAGGCTACTCTGTTAAGAAAGGTCCTAATTATGCACCAAAAAGAAGGAAGCCTGCCACCGATTTAACAAGAGAAAATCTGCAAAG TGGCGAGTGGAAGGACTTGCAGTTTAAAGAGTATAATTTTCTCGCTAAAGGTTTTCCAATTGAAGGCGGTTACCTCCATCCTTTACTTAAG GTGAGGCGACAAATGCAGATGATTTTTCTTCAAATGGG ATTTGAGGAGATGCCTACAAATAATTATGTTGAAAGCAG cTTCTGGAATTTTGATGCACTTTTCCAACCGCAACAGCACCCTGCCCGTGATTCACACGATACATTTTTCTTAAAAG AACCTTCTACCACAAAAACGCTTCCGGAAGATTATGTTGAGAGAGTAAAGCAGATTCATGAGTCTGGAGGTCATGGATCAAGAGG GTATGGGTATGACTGGAAAAGAGAGGAAGCAAATAAAAACTTATTACGAACTCATACAACTGCGGTTTCCTCAAGGATGCTGTACGCACTTGCAAAG AAACCTTTCGAAGCCAAAAGGTACTATAGTATTGATCGGGTCTTCAGAAATGAGGCTGTTGACCGGACCCACCTGGCTGAGTTTCATCAAATAGAAG GGTTAATATGTGATCGTGGACTAAGTCTCGGGGATTTGCAAGGCGTCCTGCATGACTTCTTCTCCCGTTTGG GAATGTCCAAGTTGCGTTTCAAGCCTGCTTACAATCCGTACACTGAGCCGAGCATGGAAATATTCGG TTATCATGAAGGCTTAAAGAAATGGGTTGAGGTAGGAAATTCTGGAATGTTCAGACCTGAAATGTTACTTCCTATGGGACTTCCGGAGGATGTTACAGTTATTGCTTGGGGTCTTTCCCTTGAACG GCCAACTATGATACTTTATGGCATTGATAACATCCGAGATCTCTTCGGTCACAAG GTGGATCTTGGCCTCATTAAGAGTAACCCTATATGTCGTATTGGCTTATAA